The Mycobacteriales bacterium DNA window CAAGGCGACCCACAGCATCGTGCACGCCGACTGGCAGGGTGCGGTCGCGATCGCCCTACCCGTCGCGTTCACGGCATTGCTCAAGGGGATTGCCGCGCTCGGGCTGCAGGACACGCCTGGAGCGTCGTTGATTCCGTCGTCATGGCGCGCCGACACGGTTCCCAGCAGCTAGCTCGGCCTTCGGTTCAGATCTCGACGAACTCCAGCTCGAGGAGCTGCGCCACCGCCCGCAGGTCGGCGATCCGGTGGCCGGTCCCGAGCGCCCAGTGGTGGCCCACACCCGACGCGCTCCAGTCGTCGGTCCATAGCGCCGGGTCGCGGCCGAAGTCGACCCGCGAGGTGGTGTTGCCGATCTGCAGGACGGGACCGGGCACGACCTCGCCCTCGGAGGCGATGAACCGCAGCCGGCCGTCGCGGGTCTGCCCGATCCCGAATGCGGTGACCGGTCCGTGCCGGACGTCGAACTCGACCGACACGCCCCACCCGCGCTTGCCGTGGTAGACCCCGAGGCCGCGGAGCAGCGGCCGGCGCGCGCTGATCGCCAGGTGTGCGGGTCCGTCGTGACCCATCTCCACGACGTCGTCGAGGAAGTTCAGGGCCTGCAACTCGGTGAACGACCCGCCGCCGCCGAGCCGGTCCATGATCAGCATCGCCAACGACGTGCGCAGCTCGTACTCCCCTGCCGCCGGCACGCCGCGCGCGGTCAGCAGCGAGGCGCCGAGGATCATCCCGGCGCCGAGCCGCTCGTGGATCTCCCCGTCGAGGCCACGGTGGTAATAGGCGAGGCTGTCCAGCGAGAAGTCCTCGACGAGCCGGTCGAGGCCTACCGACACCCGGGCGCCCCATCGCAGGTCGTCCTCCTCGACGGACTCGTCGAGGTCGAAGATGCCCCGGGCGACCTTGATCCGGTCCTCGGCCTGGTCGTCGGTGACCTGCTCGGTGCGCACCCGCAGGTCGTCGAACTCCAGGACCTCGATGTGACCGCCGAGCTGCGCCGAGATCATGGTGAGGTCGGTCGAGACGTCGAGCATCCCCGGGTAGAGGTGCCCGAGCAGCCCGTGCCGGGTCTTGCGGAGCTCGCCGCGTACGCCGGCCGCCTGCACCCACCGGTCGATGCGCGCCCACGCCCGTTCGTCGGCGAGGTGGCCGGAGACCGAGCGGAAGGGGATGCCGGCGCGCTCGAAGGTGTTGGCCATCTCGGGCAGCGGGCAGGCGCCGCAGTAGGCCAGCCACTGGCCGGTGTCGAAGGTGGCGTGCTCCATCGCCACGGTCGGCTGCAGGTTGATGAGGAGGACCGGCGCGTCGGTGCGCTGGGCGACCGGCAGCAGCATCGAGGCCGTCATGTAGGTCGTGAGGAATCCGACGATCAGGTCACAATCGGCCAGCCGCAGTTCGTCGGCGGCGCGGGAGCCCTCCTGGGCGTCGGAGATGAACCCGACGTCGACGACGTCGCAGCCCGACGCCTGCAGTCGCTCGGCCACGGTGGCCGCCGACGCCTTCAGGGTCGGCAGCAGATCGGGGAACTGGGGCCAGTAGGCGCCGAGTCCGCCGGACACCAGCCCGACCCGGGTCGGGCGCCGGACGTCGGGCCAGAGGTCCACCGCGATCGGGGTGGCCTCGATCTCCTGTGCAGCATCCATGCGGGTAGACATACCCGGTTGGCGTGGCCGGGTACACGCTGGGGCCCGGAAACGTCGGTGCGGGCGACGCGCGCCGGGCGCGATACTTCTGCCCGTGCTGACCGAGCCCGCAGACGTCGACCGCGAAGCCCTCACCCAACTGCTCACGGGGCACTGGTCGGTGCAGGTCGCCTCGCTGGATTACCTCGCTGTGGGATTCGGCAGCCACCACTGGGTCGCGACGGATGACCGCGCGGGCCGATGGTTCGTCACGGTCGACGATCTCCGCAACGCCCGGTGGACCGCGACGCCGTACGACCAGGTGCGCCGGGCATTCGAGACGGCGCGGGCGCTGCACGGCGACGCCGGGCTGGAGTTCGTCCTGGCCCCGACGCCCGACGACACGGGCGCCGTGGTGCGTCACCTCGGGGCGCACCACTCGGTGGCGGTCTTCCCCTTCCTCGACGCCACCAACGCTGAGTTCGGCGAGTTCCCATCCGTCGCCGATCGGCGCGCTGTGCTCGGGCTGGTCGGGCGCCTGCATGCAGCGACCGACCGGATCCCCGCGGACCTCCCGCGCCGCGAGGACTTCGACCTGCCCGGACGTCGGCACCTGCTTGCGGCGATGGCCCAGACCGACGAACCCTGGCACGCCGGACCCTTCGGCGAGCCGACCCGGGAACTGCTGCGCTCCAGCGCCGCCGAGGTGCACAAGTTGTTGCGCCGCTACGACGACCTGGCCGCCGCCGTGGTCGGCTCGGCGGGGTCGTGGGTGATCACCCATGGTGAGCCGCATGCGGCGAACGTCCTCACCGACCGGCGTGGCGCTCGACTGCTGATCGACTGGGACACGGTCGCCGTCGGCCCGCGAGAGCGCGATCTGTGGATGCTGACCGACGACACCGCCGCCGATTGGGACGCCGCCGACCGGGCCGCTTACGCCGCCACCGCCGGCGACGTACCGCTGTCGACGACGGCGCTCGCCCTCTACCGGACCCGGTGGGCGCTCGAGGAGATCTGCGAATACGTGAGCTGGTTCCGCGCCGAGCATGTCCGCAGCAGGGACACCGAGACCGGCTGGTCGGGCCTCTCGGATTACCTGCCGGTCCCCGACCCGCTCCTGGCCTAGCTGCCCGTCGGTGGCTCCGGGCCGTCGCCGTTCGGCGGCGTCTGCCCCTGCTGGAGGTTCACCGATCTGCGCGCGGCGATGATCCCGCTCATCAGTCCCGCGAACGTCGCGATGTAGAAGAGGTCGAACGCCATCTGCACCGTGACGATGATCCGGGCGCCCTGGCCGGTCGCATGCACGTCGCCGAAGCCGACCGTCGTCAGCGTCGCGACGGTCATGTAGAGGCCGTCGACGCGGTTGCTCAGACCGGCGAATGCGCCGGGGGTCTTCGCCAACACGTCGTAGATGAGGGCGAACGTGATGACGACGAGGTACAGCGACGTGGCGAGCGCCTCGAAACGCACCTGGCGCTGGCCGTGGGTCTGGACGAAGATCCGGATCTGGCGCACGAGCACGAACAGGAACCACACCCCGACGACCGAGAAGATCGTCAGCCCGATCGGCCCCGGTACGTCGTCCGGCAGTGGCGCCGTGGAGTAGATGACGATCGACAGGACCAGTGCCAGCAAGCTACGGCTGAGCGCCCGCGAGGTGCTGTTCCGCGCGGTTGAGGACGTCTTCGGAAGCCGGGCGGCGACCCGCTTCTCCGCATCCGCCCCGGTGCCCATATCTGTCAGTCTGCGGACGCCGGCGTCGTGCTGGGCTCACCCGGATCGGGTGAACCACCACGGTTTACCCGCGGCGGGTGAGGCGCCGGGTCGCCGCGCGGCGCACGCTGACCTCGTCGGGCGTTGGGCCCGATGATCATTCGGGGAGGAATCCGGAATGTCACACGGGACAATCGGGGAGCACGCCGCAGGCACTCCCACCGAGAATCGCACTGCCGACGGCTACGTCGCCCCAGTCGAGCAGCGCGGCGTGATGTCGGGGTGGGTGATCTTCTCCGGGACGTTCCTGGGGCTGGCCAGCCTGTTCAGCATCGCCGCCGGCATCAGCGGCCTGGTGAACCGCGCCTACTTCGACACCGCCGGACTGCTCTACCACAACTTCACCGTGGCGTCGTGGAGCTGGATCGGCATCGGTGCGCTGCAACTGCTGGCCGCGCTGATGATCTTCGCGCGGGTCGGCCTCGGCCGCTGGCTCGGACTGCTGCTCGCCTCACTGAGCGCACTGGCGTGGATGCTCGCTATCGGCGCCTACCCACTGTGGGGCCTCATCGTCCTCACCGCTGACGCGCTGGTGATCTACGGTCTTGCGGCGCACGGCGCCGAAGACTGAGTCCAACCCGAGACCGTGGGCTACGTATATGAGATCCGCGTCCGCGGCCAGCTCGGACCGGCATTGGCCGACGCGTTCGCGCCGATGACCGCCACCGCAGTTCCGGCAGAGACGGTCCTGGTCGGCCCCCTGGCCGACCAGGCCGCTCTGCACGGATTACTGGCGCGTGTGCAGGCCCTCGGCCTGGAACTCGTCGAGATCCGCCGTCGGATCGGGACGGCCAACGACCCTTCCGACCGCCGGGGTGCCCGCGAGGAGCGGGTGGACCGGTAGCCGGCCGTCGGAGCCGGTCGCGCTGACCTCGGGAAGCAGTCCCAACTCGCGGGCGCGGCGTACCGCGTCGCGTCGGGTACTGACCGCGAGTTTGCGAAAGAGCGTCTTCAGGTGTGCCTTGACCGTGTTCGGCGAGACACACAGCTCCTGCGCGATCTCGCTGTTGCTGCGCATGGTCGGAAGGAACCGCAGCATCGTCAACTCGCGGTCGGTCAGCGGGTCGGGCCACCGCGGCGGGCGACGCGCGACCCCGCTGCCGACGGTGGCACGTACGCCGAGCATGGTCGATACGAACTCGTGGTGACCTCCCCCCACCTGGACGTGCCGGGACAGCATCGCCCGTAGCCGGGACCCGAGCAGATGGAAGGGCAGCCGGATCTGCTCGTCCTCAGCCAGGGCGAGCGCACGCGACAGACAGTCGAGGGCGCGGCTGTCCTCGCGGAGCCGATCGGCGATGAGGGCTTCGGTCAGCCAGCTGTGGATGAGGACGACGTGATCCACGGACGACCCATTCCGTACCGGGCGCAGAACATCGTCGGCCTCGTGCGGTGACCCGAGGGCAAGGTGGGCACGGGCTTTCAGCACCCGATCGCGGTGAATAGCCGGCGCCGGCTCCGAAAGCCGCTCCAGCCGACTGAGCGCGGCCGCCGGGTCTCCCGCGGCAAGGTCGATCTCGACCTCGACCACCCGGCCCCAGCGGCGCAGGACGCCGGGTGCCGCCGATCCGCCGTACCGCCGGCGTACCCGGGCCACCTCCGCCCGGGCACCGTCGAAGTCCCCGGTCACTGCGAGCACCCGGGCCCGGACCAGCCCGGCGGCGTGCGCAAGTGCCGGTTCGATGGACGGCTCGATCGGCGTCAGCTCGCTCTCGAGCAGCCCGCGCGCCTCGTCGATCTCCCACCGCTCGAGATGCACGATGACGGCCGCCAGATACGCGGCGCCGATCTGCATCTCCGACCGCCAGCCACGGTCGTCGGCGAACCGGATCGCCTGCCGCACCAGCGCATCGGCCGAGCGCAGCCGGCCGTCGATCGCGTGGACCAGGGCCAGGTAGCTCAAGGAGTTGAGCTCGACCAGCTCCAGTCCGGCGAGCTCCGCGGCGATGAGCGCGGAGTGCAGCGTGCGCACGGCATCCATGGTCTGGCCGGTCCAGGCCTGCGCCGCACCCTTGTTGGTCAGGGCGATCGAGCGGTACTGCTCGGTCATGCGCGGATCCGGTACCAGGTCGGCCCCGACCAGGCGGAGCACGTCGTCGGCAGCCTCGCTCATCGCGTCGATGTCACCGCTGAGCCGGGCGACACCGAGGGCGAGCAGTCGGCGCGCTGCGGCGAGTTTTCGGCGTTCTGCGGGCGGCAGATCGTCGATGAGCCGCCCGGCAAGACCGATCTGAATCGCAAGCTGGTCGGTCTCGGCCGGCCGGTGAGCTGCGCCCGCTACGACAGCAGCTGCCTCATCCGCGGCGCCGGTCGGACGGGCGGGCAGCTGGTCCAGCAGGCGCGACAGGGTCTGCCGGTTGGCGGACAGCATCAGCGGCACTCCGACCCGCCCGATGATCGTTCCGGCCAGCCGCCAATCCGCACCGGCCATGGCATGGCGAACCGCCTCGATCGGCTCCCCATGATCGGCGAACCACTGCGCTGCGGCGGCGTGCAATTCCGGCACCTCGGCGGGTGATTCCACGGACAGCCGGTGGCGCAGCACCTCCGCGAACATCGGGTGGTAGCGGTACCAGGCCGGCCGATCACCCAGCCCCGACACGAAGGCATTGTCCTGCACCAGCCGCTCGAGCAGCTGCCCACCGCCGCGCCGCCCGGTCATCGCATCGGCCAGATCACCGCACAGCCGGTCGGAGACGCAGGTCCGCAGCAGGAAGCGCTGGACCTGCGGGTCAAGTCGGCAGAGCACCTCGGCGATCAGGTATTCGGCGACACTCCGGTCGTCCCCGGCGTACGTCGCGACGCCCCTGTCGATGTCGTCGCAGTCGACCAGCGACATGGCGGCCAACCGCAATCCGGCGGCCCAGCCCTCGGTACGGGTCAGCAGGGTGACGACCTGCGCGCGATCGAGCGGGAGCCCGTGCCCGGCGAACAACTGGGTCGCTTCGTGCGGGCCGAAGGCCAGGTCGGCCGCGCGGATCTCGGTGAGCTCACCGGCCAGCCGCAGCCGATACATCGGGAGCGGTGGGTCAGCCCGGGTGGCGAACACCAGCCGAAGCTGGGCCGGTAGATGGCGCAACAGGTCGGCGACGGCGTCGAGCACCGCCGTGTCGGTGATCTCGTGGAAGTCGTCCAGGACGAGCACGACCGGGCCGGGCAGATCCGCGAGTCCACCGATGATCCGGTCCAGGAATCGCGCATCGACCGCGCTCGGAACGCGTAGGGCGTCGAGCGGGTCACCGGCACCGACCGCCCCGCTCGCCGACAGGGCGGCAAGCACGGACCCCCAGAAACGCGCCGGGTCGTTGTCGGCCGGATCGAGGGACAGCCAGGCCACGGAGCCCGGTGCACGACCCTCCGTCCGCCACGAGGCGAGCAGTTGGGTCTTGCCCGATCCAGGCCCGGCGCTGAGGACAGTCACCGGTCCGCGGGTCGCGTGATCGAGCAGCGTCACCAGACGAGGGCGGGCGACGAACGGGGCGGAAACCTGAGGGGGAATGAGCTTCGCCGCCGCCACGTGGCCCTCGGCCGTGCTGAGCCGGTCGCCGCCGGCGACCGCCTGGGCGACGTCGTCGTGCCCCACCCGGTGGTCCGACTTTGCGAGGTATGGCACACGAACTCCCCCTGTTACTGATCGTCCTCGACAAAACCGGGACATGTCACCGCTGAACGGTCCGTTCTGCACGGGTCCGGACAGCGCATGTGACACCCCGTCATCGGGACCGATCGGGCTCGTCCGAGTGATGTGGCCCCACCGGCCTCACCCGGAACGGGTGACGTCCCGAGCCTCGCCGGTGCACACTTGTCCAAGGTGCGCCGCCGACGGACGGGGGACGCGGTGCCGACGAGGCGGGGTACAACGGCAACACACTTGCCCGCAGGGGCGTCGCTCCTGCGCGCCAAATTGACGGTGCCGCCGCCGTTGGCGCGGTCCATCGCGCGACCACGGCTGACGGCTCTGCTCGACTCGGCGACCCAACGGCGCTGCACCCTGCTCACCGCGCCGGCCGGCTGGGGGAAGACCACCCTGCTCGCCGCGTGGGCGGGCCGGAAGGGCGCGACCCGCCCCGTCGCGTGGCTGTCTCTCGACCGCGGGGACGACGACCCGACGCAATTCTGGTCCTACCTCGTGGCCGCGATCCGGGCTGCGGTCCCGGACGACGATCGGCTGCCGCTGACCACCCTGCGGCCACCCCGAAAGCCCGCCGGCATCGACGGCTTCCTGGCCGACTTGGTCAACGCTCTGCACGATCTCACCGTCGCGCCTGTCCTGGTCATCGACGACGTACAACTGCTGACCGATCGGGGCCTGCTCGCCGGCTTGTCCCGCCTGCAGAGTTACGCACCCCCGACGCTCAGCGTCGTCCTGTCCGGCCGCTACCTCCCGCCGATCCCGCTCGGCCGGCTGCGGGTCGACGGGCAAGTCAGCGACGTCCGCGCCGACGACCTGGCGTTCACCGCGGCCGAGACCCGCCTGGCGCTCGCCCAGAGCGACATCGAGGCGACCGGAGCGGACGCGCGCATCGTGCACGAGCGCACCGAGGGCTGGCCGGCGGGCGTCCGGTTGGCCGCGATGAACCTCGCCGGCTGTGCGGACGTCGCGGAGGGGGTACGCCGGTTCTCCGGCGACGACCGGGCGGTCGCCGACTACCTCGTCACCGAGGTCCTCGATCAGCAGCCGACCGAGATCCGCGAGTTCCTGGTACGCACCTGCATCGTCGACCGGATCTGCCCGGGACTCGCGACCGCGTTGACCGGACGGCACGATTCCGCGGCTGTGCTGTCCGACCTCGCGGCCTCCCAGGTGTTCGTGACCGCGCTCGGGCCGGACGGCTCATGGTGGCGATACCACCCCCTGCTTGCGGAAGTGCTCCGCGCGCAGCTCGCGCTGCGTGACACCGACCTGGCCGCGGAGCTGCACGCCCGCGCCGCCACGTGGTTCGCCGCCAACCACCTCCCGGCCGACGCGGTGGCACACGCCGAGCTCACCCCGGACAGCAGTACGGCGACCCGGATCCTTGCCGATCACTGGCTCGACCTGTTCATCCGGGGCGACCTGGCCGCCGTACGCCGGCTGCTCGGCGGTGTGCCGACGACGGTGCGGCTCGCCGACCCGGAGATCTGCTGCGCCACCGCGGCGCTGCGCCTGGCGATGGGTGACGGCGGGGCCGCCGAGGATCTCCTGCGGCTGCTGGATCCGGGCCTGCAGACCTCCGATGACCGGCGTGCCCAGCGGACGCTCACCGCGGTGCGCCTCTACCAGGGCCGGGTGACCGGGCACTACGGCGGCGTCCTCGCCGAGGCGGTCGCGGCCCTCACCCCCGACGCCGAGGTCGAGATCGAGACCGCGGCCGGACAACCCGTCGAGGATTCTGCGGCCCGCGCCTTCGGCCTCTATCTGCTCGGCGCCGCCGAATGCGACACCGGCGATGTCGAGGCCGGCCGCATCCATTTGCGACTCGGGATCGGCGCGGCCCGCGCTGCCGGCCACGATTACCTCGCCGTGGGCTGCCTCGCCTACCTGTCAGCGCTGGCCCTGGTCGAAGGCCGGCTCAGCGAGGCCGGGGCTCTTGCCGACCAGGCGATCGCCGAGGCCGAGGCGCGCGAGTGGGATCAGATGGAGCTCGTCGCGGTGGCCTACGTCGTCGCGGCCGCCGTGCACTGCCTTCGGGGAGAGGTCGCCGAGGCCGATCGGGCCCTGGATCACGCCGAGCTGTCCAACAACTTCGCCATCAATCCCCAGCTCCCGCTGGACATCGGGCTGGTGCGAACCTGGGTGCACGCGACCAGCGGCGATCCGACCACAGCGTTCGCGATGGTCGCCGGCCTGCGAGCGCACCTGCGCCGCGGCGGGTCCGAGCACATCCTGCGCACTGTGCTGCTCTGCGGGGCACAGTGCCTGCTGCAGACTCAGCACCTGTTGGAGCTGGACGGCAGCGGCGCCGGCGCGCCGGTCCTCGACGACGACGCCTTGACCGCCTGCCCGTACGCCGCACGCCTCGCCCACGCCCAGGCACTGCTCACCGCCGGCCAGGCCGGAGCGGCGATCGCCACGCTCGAGGACTGCCTCGACGGCACCACACCGATCGGTCATCTGCACGACACCGTGTCGGCATGGCTGCTCGCCGCGGTCGCCGCCGAGGACTGTGGCGAGGGGCCCCGAGCAGGGCAGTATCTCGAGCGGGCCCTCGCGACGGCCGAGCCGGAGGACGTCCGGGCGCCGTTCCTGGCGATGGCCGAGCGGATGGCCCAGCTCCTCACCGCACAGGTCGACATGGGGACGGCGTACCCGGACTTCGTCGCCCGCCTCCTCGACCTGACGCGGCGGGCCGACCGGGTGGTCAGCCCCGCCTGGGCCGAGCTCACCGACCGGGAGACCGAGGTGCTGCGCCGCCTCGTCGGCCGGCTCCCGAACGAGGAGATCGCGCGTGGCCTGTTCATCACCGTCAACACGGTGAAGACACACAAGAAGGCGATCTACCGGAAGCTCGAAGTCAGCAGCGTGAGTGAGGCGGTGGCGCGCGCGCGGGCCCTGCAGTTGCTCTAGTTCGACTCGGGCGGCAGGGCAGCCGGAGGGGCCGAGAGTTGCCGTACGTCGACGAGTTCGAAGCCGAAGGACTGCAACTGGGCGAGCAGCGTGAACAACTCCGCCTGGTCGGCAACCGGACCGGACAGGACGGTCTCCACGTTGTGGGTCGACACGTCGAATCCGACGAAAGCGGATGCAACGACCTCGCCGATCCGCCCACGAATACGGATCTCGTAGGTCACGGTCATCGCGCTCACCCCCGCCTCCGACTGTCGCGGGCACGCGGCGCCCTGGCATCACCCATGCGGAGTGAGCCTCGGCGCCAGGTCGGGCTGTTTCCCGAAGGCCGACCCACCGGCCGGTGATCTCCGCGACCATGGATGGTGAGGCCGGTCCCAAAGCCAGCAGTGGCCGACTCCTCCGAGGGAGCATCGACGATGACCGCAACGACCCCGCCACCGGTGAAGACCACCAAGAAGCGCTCCCGCCTGTCCCCCCGGTCGATCGTCGCGCTGGTGCTTCTCGTCCTGGCCATCGTCTTCATCGCCGAGAACACCCGCCAGGTGAAGATCCGGGTCATCGTGCCGGTCGTGAGCATGCCGCTGTGGGCGGCGCTGACCGCGATGCTCGTGGTCGGCGTTCTCGTCGGCGCGTTCCTGCACCGCCAGTCGACGAAGCGCTCCGACCGCTAACCGCAACAGGCACGGTCACCGTCCGCCGGCGGCGCCCTGATCGTCCGTGCTAGCTTTCTGGTCGTGATGTCAGATTCTCGGTCGGGTGGCCAAGAGGGCCGGTCGTTCATCGAGACCGCGCGGCGGGCTCAGCTGGTGCAGTGCGCCATCGACACGATCGCCGAGCACGGATACCCGCAGGCGACCATCGCGCGGATCGCCGACCGCGCGGGTGTCAGCCGGGGTGTGGTCTCCTACCACTTCGCCGGCAAGGACGAGCTCGTCACCCAGGTCGTCACCGAGGTGTTCACTGCAGGTGCGCGGGTGATGCTCCCGGCGATCGCCGCCGAGTCGACCGCCGCGGGAAAGCTCGCGGCCTACATCCGGTCGAACGCCGAGTTCATCGCGACGCACCGGGCGTACGCCCTCGCCATGCTCGACATCTGGACCAGCTACCGGACCGACACCGGCGACCGCCTCGATCAGGCGATGGCGGCGCAACCACCGCCGCCGGAGCTCGCCGAGCTGGATCCCGAGTGGATCCTGCGACTCGGCATGGAGACCGGCGAGTTCCGCACCCTGTCCGCCCGATCGGTGGCCATCGCCGTCCGGCGGGCCATCGACGGAGCCGTCCTGCAGATGTCCCACGACCCCCGGTTCGACATCGAGTCCTACGCGACCGAACTGGTGACCCTGTTCGATCGTGCAACCAAAGCGAAAGGCTGAATCGGTGTTTCCTGCGCTCGGACGCGTCGTCGTCCACCACCCGTGGCGGGTGCTCGGGCTGTGGTTGTTGGCGGCCGTCGCGGTGATCGGGCTGGCTCCGAAACTGACCTCGACCAGTGACGAGGCCAGCTTCCTGCCGAGCCACTACGAGTCGATTCAGGCACAGAACCTGCAGCATTCGGCGTTTCCGAAGGCCGCCACGCCGGCAGCGATCATCGTCGTGGAGCGCTCCGACGCCAAAGCACTCACCGCCGCGGATTCGGCGAAGGTTTCCTCGATCGGAGCCGCGCTCTCGGGAGCGCACATCAAGGACGTCACCGCGGTGCAGGTGGGCCCGCCGTCGCCGAACCGGCTGATCCAGCCGATCGCCGTACAGATGCCGCTGCCCAGCAGTCCGAGCGACGAGTCTCAACCGAACGCGGTCAAGGTGCTCCGCGCAGATCTGCGCGCACACGTGTCGGGTACGACGTTGAAGGCAGGGATCACCGGCACCGCCGCGCAGACGCTGGACTCGGAGAAGTCCGGCAACCGCGCGCAGGCGATCATCGCCGGTGTCACCGTCGGCCTGATCATCGTGCTGCTGCTGGTCATCTTCCGCAGCCCGATCATCGCGCTGCTCCCCGTCCTCACGATCGGCGTGGTCTCCCAGATCGCCGACGGATTCATCGCCTGGGCGAACAACGCGTTCGACCTCAAGATCGACAGCTCGGTCACCGCACTGCTGATCGTCGTGTTGTTCGGGGTCGGCACCGACTACATTCTGTTCCTCCTGTTCCGCTATCGGGAACGACTGCGCGCCGGGGAGGACCCCAAGACCGCGATGGTCTCGGCGGTCAGCCGGGCCGGCGAGGCGATCGCCTCGGCGGCCGGTGCGGTGATCATCGCCTTTCTCGCCCTGGCCCTGTCCACCCTTGGCCTGTTCAAGTCGCTCGGCCCGGCGTTGGCCATCGCCGTCGCGGTCACCCTGCTCGCCGGACTCACCCTGATTCCGGCAATCGTGTCGCTCCTGGGCACCAAGGTCTTCTGGCCGTCGAAGGCCTGGCGTCGGGAACCCACCGCGGCCCGGTTCGCCGCGATCGGCGGCGCGATGGGGCGCCATCCCGGCCGATTTGCGATCGCCTCGGGTGGCCTGATGGTGCTGCTGGCGATCGCCGCCTTCGGCTTCCACCCGAACTTCGACCTCACCGGCGGTTCGACCGCGTCGACGTCGGAATCCACCGTCTACAGCAAGGAACTCCTCAAGGGCCTGCCGGCCGGCGCGACCGAACCGTCGCAGGTCTATCTCCGTTCGACCACCGGCGCCGACCTGGACCGCAGTGAGCTCGGCCGCTACCGCTCCTCACTGAGCCGGGTGCCCGGGGTGGGGCAGGTCAGTCCGCCCGTGCTCTCGCCGGACGGGTCCGTCGCCTACTTCCAGGTCACCCTGACGTCCGGACCGCAGTCGAGCGAGGCGATCTCCACAGTCGGCGGCCCCCTGCGCGACACGGCTCATCGCGCCGCGCCGACCGGCACGACGGCCGTCGTGGGCGGCATCACCGCGGTCTACGTCGACATCCAGAAGGCCGTCAACCATGACTACCTGGTGGTGTTCCCCGTCGCCGCCGTACTCATCATGCTCATCCTCGGGCTGCTCCT harbors:
- a CDS encoding L-fucose/L-arabinose isomerase family protein, encoding MDAAQEIEATPIAVDLWPDVRRPTRVGLVSGGLGAYWPQFPDLLPTLKASAATVAERLQASGCDVVDVGFISDAQEGSRAADELRLADCDLIVGFLTTYMTASMLLPVAQRTDAPVLLINLQPTVAMEHATFDTGQWLAYCGACPLPEMANTFERAGIPFRSVSGHLADERAWARIDRWVQAAGVRGELRKTRHGLLGHLYPGMLDVSTDLTMISAQLGGHIEVLEFDDLRVRTEQVTDDQAEDRIKVARGIFDLDESVEEDDLRWGARVSVGLDRLVEDFSLDSLAYYHRGLDGEIHERLGAGMILGASLLTARGVPAAGEYELRTSLAMLIMDRLGGGGSFTELQALNFLDDVVEMGHDGPAHLAISARRPLLRGLGVYHGKRGWGVSVEFDVRHGPVTAFGIGQTRDGRLRFIASEGEVVPGPVLQIGNTTSRVDFGRDPALWTDDWSASGVGHHWALGTGHRIADLRAVAQLLELEFVEI
- a CDS encoding phosphotransferase codes for the protein MLTEPADVDREALTQLLTGHWSVQVASLDYLAVGFGSHHWVATDDRAGRWFVTVDDLRNARWTATPYDQVRRAFETARALHGDAGLEFVLAPTPDDTGAVVRHLGAHHSVAVFPFLDATNAEFGEFPSVADRRAVLGLVGRLHAATDRIPADLPRREDFDLPGRRHLLAAMAQTDEPWHAGPFGEPTRELLRSSAAEVHKLLRRYDDLAAAVVGSAGSWVITHGEPHAANVLTDRRGARLLIDWDTVAVGPRERDLWMLTDDTAADWDAADRAAYAATAGDVPLSTTALALYRTRWALEEICEYVSWFRAEHVRSRDTETGWSGLSDYLPVPDPLLA
- a CDS encoding potassium channel family protein encodes the protein MGTGADAEKRVAARLPKTSSTARNSTSRALSRSLLALVLSIVIYSTAPLPDDVPGPIGLTIFSVVGVWFLFVLVRQIRIFVQTHGQRQVRFEALATSLYLVVITFALIYDVLAKTPGAFAGLSNRVDGLYMTVATLTTVGFGDVHATGQGARIIVTVQMAFDLFYIATFAGLMSGIIAARRSVNLQQGQTPPNGDGPEPPTGS
- a CDS encoding LuxR C-terminal-related transcriptional regulator; this translates as MPYLAKSDHRVGHDDVAQAVAGGDRLSTAEGHVAAAKLIPPQVSAPFVARPRLVTLLDHATRGPVTVLSAGPGSGKTQLLASWRTEGRAPGSVAWLSLDPADNDPARFWGSVLAALSASGAVGAGDPLDALRVPSAVDARFLDRIIGGLADLPGPVVLVLDDFHEITDTAVLDAVADLLRHLPAQLRLVFATRADPPLPMYRLRLAGELTEIRAADLAFGPHEATQLFAGHGLPLDRAQVVTLLTRTEGWAAGLRLAAMSLVDCDDIDRGVATYAGDDRSVAEYLIAEVLCRLDPQVQRFLLRTCVSDRLCGDLADAMTGRRGGGQLLERLVQDNAFVSGLGDRPAWYRYHPMFAEVLRHRLSVESPAEVPELHAAAAQWFADHGEPIEAVRHAMAGADWRLAGTIIGRVGVPLMLSANRQTLSRLLDQLPARPTGAADEAAAVVAGAAHRPAETDQLAIQIGLAGRLIDDLPPAERRKLAAARRLLALGVARLSGDIDAMSEAADDVLRLVGADLVPDPRMTEQYRSIALTNKGAAQAWTGQTMDAVRTLHSALIAAELAGLELVELNSLSYLALVHAIDGRLRSADALVRQAIRFADDRGWRSEMQIGAAYLAAVIVHLERWEIDEARGLLESELTPIEPSIEPALAHAAGLVRARVLAVTGDFDGARAEVARVRRRYGGSAAPGVLRRWGRVVEVEIDLAAGDPAAALSRLERLSEPAPAIHRDRVLKARAHLALGSPHEADDVLRPVRNGSSVDHVVLIHSWLTEALIADRLREDSRALDCLSRALALAEDEQIRLPFHLLGSRLRAMLSRHVQVGGGHHEFVSTMLGVRATVGSGVARRPPRWPDPLTDRELTMLRFLPTMRSNSEIAQELCVSPNTVKAHLKTLFRKLAVSTRRDAVRRARELGLLPEVSATGSDGRLPVHPLLAGTPAVGRVVGRPDPTADLDEFQAEGLHTRQ
- a CDS encoding LuxR C-terminal-related transcriptional regulator → MARSIARPRLTALLDSATQRRCTLLTAPAGWGKTTLLAAWAGRKGATRPVAWLSLDRGDDDPTQFWSYLVAAIRAAVPDDDRLPLTTLRPPRKPAGIDGFLADLVNALHDLTVAPVLVIDDVQLLTDRGLLAGLSRLQSYAPPTLSVVLSGRYLPPIPLGRLRVDGQVSDVRADDLAFTAAETRLALAQSDIEATGADARIVHERTEGWPAGVRLAAMNLAGCADVAEGVRRFSGDDRAVADYLVTEVLDQQPTEIREFLVRTCIVDRICPGLATALTGRHDSAAVLSDLAASQVFVTALGPDGSWWRYHPLLAEVLRAQLALRDTDLAAELHARAATWFAANHLPADAVAHAELTPDSSTATRILADHWLDLFIRGDLAAVRRLLGGVPTTVRLADPEICCATAALRLAMGDGGAAEDLLRLLDPGLQTSDDRRAQRTLTAVRLYQGRVTGHYGGVLAEAVAALTPDAEVEIETAAGQPVEDSAARAFGLYLLGAAECDTGDVEAGRIHLRLGIGAARAAGHDYLAVGCLAYLSALALVEGRLSEAGALADQAIAEAEAREWDQMELVAVAYVVAAAVHCLRGEVAEADRALDHAELSNNFAINPQLPLDIGLVRTWVHATSGDPTTAFAMVAGLRAHLRRGGSEHILRTVLLCGAQCLLQTQHLLELDGSGAGAPVLDDDALTACPYAARLAHAQALLTAGQAGAAIATLEDCLDGTTPIGHLHDTVSAWLLAAVAAEDCGEGPRAGQYLERALATAEPEDVRAPFLAMAERMAQLLTAQVDMGTAYPDFVARLLDLTRRADRVVSPAWAELTDRETEVLRRLVGRLPNEEIARGLFITVNTVKTHKKAIYRKLEVSSVSEAVARARALQLL